A region from the Acyrthosiphon pisum isolate AL4f chromosome A1, pea_aphid_22Mar2018_4r6ur, whole genome shotgun sequence genome encodes:
- the ACYPI31358 gene encoding uncharacterized protein LOC100574411 isoform X1, which translates to MYNLPSLVKTAYYACNKAERNKFDLTDAPDVDLRYCCESLFEFLKVNKNLDEGDDRRTMYSRSQFEVADNRFKYVCEEAALHGHIECLILAHEIGLPWNVSASDNAALNGHLKCLIYLGMHGCHWSFNTCSNAALNGHLKCLKYLRRSHCPWDQATCSNAALNGHLDCLVYARRHRCRWNQATCSNAALNGHLDCLAYAREQGCPWNVDTWSSAASNGHQACLAYASANGCPRPSSEP; encoded by the coding sequence ATGTACAACTTACCGAGCCTGGTAAAAACAGCTTATTACGCATGCAACAAGGCCGAGCGTAACAAATTCGACTTGACGGATGCACCGGACGTCGACTTGCGATATTGTTGCGAGTCGCTTTTTGAATTCTTAAAAGTCAACAAGAACCTAGATGAGGGCGACGATAGGCGGACCATGTACAGCCGGTCGCAGTTCGAAGTCGCGGACAATAGGTTTAAATACGTTTGTGAGGAGGCAGCGTTGCATGGGCACATTGAATGCTTGATACTCGCCCACGAAATTGGTCTCCCGTGGAACGTTTCAGCGTCCGACAACGCCGCATTGAACGGTcacttaaaatgtttgatataccTCGGGATGCATGGGTGTCATTGGAGTTTTAACACGTGCAGCAACGCTGCCTTGAACGGTCATCTAAAGTGCTTGAAGTATTTAAGGAGGTCCCATTGCCCGTGGGATCAGGCGACGTGCAGCAACGCTGCGTTGAACGGGCACTTGGACTGCCTGGTCTATGCGCGGAGACACCGTTGCCGCTGGAACCAGGCGACGTGTAGCAACGCTGCGTTGAATGGTCATCTCGATTGCCTGGCGTACGCACGGGAGCAAGGTTGCCCGTGGAACGTGGACACGTGGAGCAGTGCCGCATCCAACGGTCACCAGGCCTGCCTAGCTTATGCGAGTGCAAATGGGTGCCCAAGACCGTCGAGTGAACCCTAA